A window of Citrus sinensis cultivar Valencia sweet orange chromosome 7, DVS_A1.0, whole genome shotgun sequence contains these coding sequences:
- the LOC102628941 gene encoding uncharacterized protein LOC102628941: MAELKLSESRDLTRIERIGAHSHIRGLGLDSSLEARDVSEGMVGQLPARKAAGVILQMIKEGKIAGRAVLIAGQPGTGKTAIAMGMAKSLGLETPFAMISGSEIFSLEMSKTEALMQAFRKAIGVRIKEEAEVIEGEVVEVQIDRPATSGAAAKTGKLTLKTTEMETVYDLGGKMIEALGKEKVQSGDVIAIDKVSGKITKLGRSFSRSRDYDAMGPHTKFVQCPDGELQKRKEVVHCVTLHEIDVINSRTQGFLALFTGDTGEIRAEVREQIDTKVAEWREEGKAEIVPGVLFIDEVHMLDVECFSFLNRALENEMAPILVVATNRGITRIRGTNYKSAHGIPMDLLDRLLIISTKPYTRDEIRKILDIRCQEEDVEMAEDAKQLLTRVGEGTSLRYAIHLITAAALASQKRKGKVVEVQDIDRVYRLFLDVQRSTQYLMEYQSQYINEVTIEADEDDANAMVPE, encoded by the exons ATGGCGGAGCTAAAGCTATCGGAAAGCCGAGACCTAACCCGAATCGAGCGCATAGGTGCACACTCCCATATTCGTGGTCTTGGTCTAGACTCATCCCTAGAAGCGCGCGATGTCTCTGAAGGCATGGTGGGTCAGCTCCCCGCCCGTAAGGCCGCCGGCGTCATACTCCAAATGatcaaagaaggaaaaatcgCGGGTCGGGCCGTCCTCATTGCGGGGCAACCCGGTACTGGTAAAACCGCCATAGCAATGGGCATGGCTAAGTCTCTCGGCCTTGAAACTCCCTTTGCCATGATCTCCGGCTCCGAAATTTTCTCCCTCGAAATGTCGAAAACCGAAGCCCTAATGCAAGCATTTAGAAAGGCTATTGGCGTGAGAATCAAAGAAGAAGCCGAAGTTATTGAAGGAGAAGTTGTTGAGGTGCAGATTGACCGCCCTGCAACATCTGGGGCGGCAGCGAAGACAGGGAAGCTGACACTGAAAACTACGGAGATGGAGACCGTTTATGACTTGGGTGGGAAGATGATTGAAGCATTGGGTAAGGAGAAGGTGCAGAGCGGAGATGTGATTGCTATTGATAAGGTTTCGGGGAAGATTACGAAGCTTGGGAGGTCGTTTTCGAGGTCTAGAGATTATGATGCGATGGGTCCTCATACTAAGTTTGTTCAGTGTCCTGACGGGGAGTTGCAGAAGCGGAAAGAGGTTGTGCATTGTGTTACTCTTCACGAGATTGATGTGATCAACAGCAG AACACAGGGGTTTTTGGCGCTCTTCACTGGTGATACTGGTGAGATCCGTGCTGAAGTAAGGGAACAGATTGACACAAAGGTCGCAGAGTGGAGGGAGGAAGGGAAGGCAGAGATTGTGCCAGGTGTCCTCTTTATTGATGAGGTGCACATGCTTGATGTCGAGTGCTTTTCCTTCCTGAATCGTGCTCTGGAGAATGAGATGGctccaattttagttgttgcTACCAACAGAGGGATCACTAGAATCAGGGGCACAAACTACAAATCTGCTCATGGGATTCCGATGGATCTTCTCGATCGCCTACTCATCATCTCTACTAAACCCTATACTAGGGATGAAATTCGCAAAATTCTAGATATCAGATGCCAGGAGGAAGATGTGGAGATGGCTGAAGATGCAAAGCAATTGTTGACCCGTGTTGGGGAAGGAACATCGTTGAGATATGCCATCCATCTTATAACAGCTGCTGCATTGGCATCTCAGAAACGGAAAGGAAAAGTTGTGGAAGTTCAGGACATTGATCGCGTCTACCGTCTATTTTTGGATGTACAGAGATCAACTCAGTATTTGATGGAATACCAGAGTCAGTACATCAATGAAGTGACAATAGAAGCTGATGAAGATGATGCCAATGCCATGGTTCCAGAATAG
- the LOC102628669 gene encoding putative glycosyltransferase 7: protein MVSPELSHQYSPMAKPHVRNKTHPCLTDGFLFLGGAFFALLIVWSFSSLLNSAPRFDSTPLSEAKATSEARSPGCAANLRYDPPDETFYDDQELSYSIEKKIEDWDEKRKRWLKLHPSFAAGARERVVLVTGSQPKPCKNPIGDHLLLRFFKNKVDYCRIHGYDIFYNNVLLNPKMNSFWAKLPVVKAAMLAHPEAEWIWWVDSDAAFTDMEFKLPLERYRNHNVVVHGWPKLIYEAKSWTSLNAGVFLIRNCQWSMDFMDTWANMGPIGADYAKWGQVQRSTFKDKIFPESDDQAALIYLLYTEKDKYYDNIYLEGEFYFEGYWLEIVPTYDNITGRYMEIERRVRTLRRRHAEKVSESYAAQREQYLKEAGNGRGSWRRPFITHFTGCQPCSGDHNQMYSGETCWSGMVKALNFADNQVLRKYGFVHPDLRDSSLVSPVPFDFPDDGPWG from the coding sequence ATGGTCTCGCCCGAGCTCTCTCATCAATATTCTCCAATGGCGAAACCACATGTGCGTAACAAAACCCATCCTTGTTTAACAGATGGGTTTCTGTTTCTTGGGGGTGCCTTCTTTGCTCTTTTAATCGTCTGGTCTTTCTCATCTCTTCTCAACTCCGCTCCTCGATTTGACTCCACTCCACTCTCCGAAGCAAAAGCTACGAGCGAGGCGCGATCACCGGGTTGTGCTGCTAATTTACGCTACGACCCTCCTGATGAAACCTTTTACGACGACCAAGAACTGAGTTACTCCATCGAGAAAAAGATCGAAGACTGGGACGAGAAAAGAAAGCGGTGGCTCAAACTTCATCCTTCATTCGCCGCCGGAGCTCGCGAGCGCGTTGTTTTAGTCACAGGCTCACAGCCGAAGCCTTGTAAAAACCCTATAGGCGATCATTTGCTCTTGAGGTTCTTTAAAAACAAAGTTGATTACTGTAGAATCCACGGCTATGACATTTTCTACAACAATGTGCTGCTGAATCCGAAGATGAACTCCTTCTGGGCTAAGTTACCTGTTGTTAAAGCGGCCATGCTGGCCCACCCGGAGGCCGAGTGGATCTGGTGGGTTGACTCGGACGCCGCGTTCACCGACATGGAGTTTAAGCTTCCGTTGGAGAGGTACAGGAATCACAACGTCGTCGTTCATGGCTGGCCTAAGTTGATTTACGAGGCCAAGAGCTGGACCAGCTTGAACGCTGGCGTTTTCTTGATAAGGAATTGTCAGTGGTCTATGGATTTCATGGACACCTGGGCTAACATGGGTCCCATTGGTGCTGATTATGCTAAGTGGGGTCAGGTTCAACGATCAACCTTCAAGGATAAAATATTTCCCGAATCAGACGATCAGGCAGCTCTGATTTATTTGCTGTACACGGAGAAGGataaatattatgataatatCTATTTGGAGggtgaattttattttgaaggtTATTGGTTAGAGATTGTGCCAACGTACGATAATATTACGGGGAGATATATGGAAATCGAGAGAAGGGTGCGCACGTTAAGAAGGAGGCACGCCGAGAAAGTGAGCGAGAGCTATGCTGCGCAGAGGGAGCAGTATCTCAAGGAGGCTGGCAACGGGCGAGGGAGCTGGAGGAGGCCGTTTATCACGCATTTCACGGGGTGCCAGCCGTGCAGTGGGGACCACAATCAGATGTATTCTGGAGAGACGTGTTGGAGCGGGATGGTCAAGGCTTTAAATTTTGCTGATAATCAAGTCCTTAGGAAGTATGGGTTTGTGCACCCGGATTTACGAGATTCCAGCTTGGTGTCCCCTGTGCCATTTGATTTTCCTGATGATGGTCCTTGGGGATAA